In one Mycobacterium sp. NBC_00419 genomic region, the following are encoded:
- a CDS encoding ABC transporter substrate-binding protein, with amino-acid sequence MGTHLSRRGFLGVAGAAGLLFATACSPNGSGGSTPKSVTVKHIFGETTLTAPPKRVISAGFTEGDDLLAVGVVPIAVTNWFGDQPFGVWPWAAPKLGTAQPVVLNLDNGIQVDAIAKLKPDLIVAVNAGLDADTYQKLSAIAPTIAQSGGDAFFEPWKDQATAVATAVFQADTMKQLITGIDTRFSDVAKNNPGFKDKKAVLLAGSFYGGTLTATLPGWRTEFLTAMGFQIPDGLGAFAVDDHRAAIPRDKLGEALDGADVLIWSTESDADQAALLADPGVAALSAAKKNRNVFTGKDLAGAIAFSSPLSYPLVADQLPALLSRALG; translated from the coding sequence GTGGGCACGCACTTGAGCAGGCGTGGGTTCCTGGGAGTCGCCGGCGCGGCCGGATTACTGTTCGCCACGGCATGTTCGCCGAACGGCTCCGGGGGCTCCACTCCGAAATCCGTCACCGTCAAACACATCTTCGGCGAGACCACACTGACCGCCCCGCCCAAACGGGTGATCAGCGCCGGGTTCACCGAGGGTGACGACCTGCTGGCCGTCGGCGTCGTCCCGATCGCCGTCACCAACTGGTTCGGGGATCAGCCGTTTGGTGTATGGCCCTGGGCTGCACCCAAACTCGGTACCGCACAACCCGTTGTACTCAACTTGGACAACGGGATTCAGGTCGACGCGATCGCGAAACTCAAACCCGACCTGATCGTCGCCGTCAACGCCGGACTGGATGCGGATACCTACCAGAAGCTCAGTGCCATCGCGCCCACCATCGCCCAGTCCGGCGGCGACGCCTTCTTCGAACCGTGGAAGGACCAGGCCACCGCCGTCGCCACGGCGGTGTTCCAGGCCGACACGATGAAGCAGTTGATCACCGGCATCGACACCAGGTTCTCCGACGTGGCCAAGAACAATCCCGGCTTCAAAGACAAGAAGGCAGTGCTGCTGGCCGGCAGCTTCTACGGCGGCACCCTCACCGCGACCCTGCCCGGGTGGCGCACCGAGTTCCTCACCGCCATGGGCTTCCAGATTCCCGACGGCCTCGGAGCCTTCGCCGTGGACGACCACCGCGCTGCGATCCCCCGCGACAAACTGGGCGAGGCCCTCGACGGCGCCGACGTGCTGATCTGGTCCACCGAAAGTGACGCCGACCAGGCTGCGCTGCTGGCCGATCCCGGCGTCGCCGCGCTGAGCGCAGCCAAGAAGAACCGCAACGTGTTCACCGGCAAGGACCTGGCCGGGGCGATCGCCTTCTCCTCGCCGCTGTCCTATCCCCTGGTGGCCGATCAGTTGCCGGCACTGCTCTCGCGCGCGCTGGGCTGA
- a CDS encoding LysE/ArgO family amino acid transporter, translating into MTSSLLVGFATALTLIAAIGAQNAFVLRQGIRGEHVAAVVSVCAISDLLLITAGIAGVGALITAHPQTVTIAKFGGAAFLFGYGALAARRALRPSTMTATPDGPARLVSVVLTCLALTFLNPHVYLDTVVLLGTIANQHGDRWLFGVGAVSASVVWFTTLGFGARRLAGLFATPATWRILDGVIAVTMIALALSLVLT; encoded by the coding sequence ATGACCTCGTCCCTGCTCGTCGGGTTCGCGACCGCCCTGACGCTGATCGCGGCCATCGGCGCCCAGAACGCCTTCGTGCTCCGACAGGGCATTCGCGGCGAGCACGTCGCGGCAGTGGTCAGTGTCTGCGCGATCTCCGATCTGCTGCTGATCACAGCGGGCATCGCCGGGGTCGGCGCCCTCATCACCGCCCATCCGCAGACCGTCACGATCGCCAAGTTCGGCGGCGCGGCGTTCCTGTTCGGCTACGGGGCCCTGGCCGCGCGTCGTGCGCTGCGCCCGTCGACGATGACCGCAACCCCGGACGGCCCGGCCCGGCTGGTCTCGGTGGTCCTGACCTGCCTCGCCCTGACCTTCCTGAACCCGCATGTGTATCTCGACACGGTCGTGCTGCTGGGAACGATCGCCAACCAGCACGGCGATCGGTGGCTGTTCGGCGTCGGTGCGGTCAGCGCGAGCGTCGTGTGGTTCACCACCCTGGGGTTCGGAGCCCGCCGGTTGGCGGGCTTGTTCGCCACCCCGGCCACCTGGCGGATCCTCGACGGAGTCATCGCGGTAACCATGATCGCCCTGGCCCTCTCGCTTGTCCTCACGTGA
- a CDS encoding LysR family transcriptional regulator ArgP has translation MANVAIDGDQLAAFAAVIELGSFDAAADRLHVTPSAVSQRIKALEQRVGQVLVVRQKPCAPTKAGVPLLRLATQMALLESEALRETGGDGRLARVSIAVNADSMSTWFTAVFQTLPDVLLDIRIEDQDHSARLLREGTVMGAVTTERTPVAGCRVQPVGVMRYVPVASPGYVERHLPDGFTARAVAGAPSMAWNRDDALQDMLIRKAFRRDVDRPTHYVPTSDGFGAAVRAGLGWGMFPEMLAAPDIAAGSFVRISDAHLDIPLFWQCWKLDSHLVRTITAAIAAAADRSV, from the coding sequence ATCGCTAATGTGGCTATCGACGGAGATCAACTGGCGGCCTTCGCCGCGGTGATCGAACTCGGCAGCTTCGACGCGGCTGCCGATCGGCTGCACGTGACACCGTCGGCGGTGAGCCAGCGGATCAAGGCTCTGGAGCAACGCGTCGGCCAGGTTCTGGTGGTGCGGCAGAAGCCCTGTGCGCCAACGAAAGCCGGTGTGCCGCTGCTGCGGCTGGCCACACAGATGGCCCTGCTGGAGTCCGAAGCCCTGCGTGAGACGGGCGGCGACGGCCGGCTGGCCCGGGTGTCGATCGCAGTGAACGCGGATTCGATGTCGACATGGTTCACCGCGGTGTTCCAGACATTGCCGGACGTGTTGCTCGACATCCGTATCGAGGACCAGGACCACTCGGCGCGCCTGCTGCGGGAAGGGACGGTGATGGGTGCGGTCACCACCGAGCGGACTCCGGTGGCCGGCTGCCGTGTGCAGCCGGTGGGGGTGATGCGGTACGTGCCGGTGGCCAGCCCCGGCTACGTCGAGCGCCACCTGCCCGACGGGTTCACCGCGCGGGCCGTGGCCGGCGCCCCGTCGATGGCGTGGAATCGCGACGATGCCCTGCAGGACATGTTGATTCGCAAGGCGTTCCGCCGTGACGTCGACAGGCCGACGCACTATGTTCCGACCTCGGACGGATTCGGCGCCGCGGTTCGTGCCGGCCTGGGCTGGGGCATGTTCCCGGAGATGCTGGCCGCACCGGACATCGCGGCGGGCTCGTTCGTCCGGATCAGTGACGCGCACCTGGATATCCCGCTGTTCTGGCAGTGCTGGAAGCTGGACAGTCACCTGGTCCGCACGATCACGGCGGCGATCGCCGCCGCCGCGGATCGGTCCGTCTAG
- a CDS encoding TetR/AcrR family transcriptional regulator, whose amino-acid sequence MSGKVSAEVAGSPVRRRKNLRSEQSIRKVLDATVEELTEVPYSDLTVRAVAARAGVSPTTAYTYFPSKEALVAEVYLRLLLDAPTFTDVNDTAATRVKAQLRSLLLLMADRPYLADACTIAIIADDAAVEAVRMKIAGEISRRINASLGPGHPGVIAPTLHMIFSGALLHARSTPGGYGAMTGALDDAVALVLAADDVNAPVTGTP is encoded by the coding sequence GTGTCCGGAAAAGTATCGGCCGAGGTCGCTGGCTCGCCCGTGCGTCGGCGCAAAAACCTGCGGTCCGAGCAAAGTATCCGCAAGGTGCTCGACGCGACGGTGGAGGAGCTAACCGAGGTCCCCTACAGCGATCTGACGGTGCGGGCGGTGGCGGCCAGGGCCGGTGTCTCGCCGACGACGGCCTACACCTACTTCCCCTCCAAGGAGGCGTTGGTGGCCGAGGTGTATCTGCGGCTCCTGCTCGACGCCCCGACCTTCACCGACGTCAACGACACCGCGGCGACACGGGTCAAGGCGCAGCTGCGCAGCCTGCTGCTGCTGATGGCCGACCGGCCCTATCTGGCCGATGCCTGCACGATCGCGATCATCGCCGACGACGCCGCGGTCGAGGCTGTCCGAATGAAGATCGCCGGCGAGATCAGCCGACGGATCAACGCCTCACTGGGGCCCGGCCACCCTGGCGTGATCGCCCCGACGCTGCACATGATCTTCTCCGGAGCATTGCTGCATGCACGCTCGACCCCCGGCGGGTACGGCGCGATGACGGGGGCACTGGACGACGCGGTGGCTCTGGTCCTGGCCGCCGATGACGTGAACGCACCGGTGACGGGAACACCGTGA
- a CDS encoding SDR family NAD(P)-dependent oxidoreductase, with amino-acid sequence MTAAHPVDRFTGSWALVTGSARAEGLGFALARRLAGHQINLVLVDILDEDLHARAAELRSAYGVQVRPIAADLSDLGSYPPILNALNDIDVDVLICNHMFTPKDTPTILDMPLEVHNAMIDINARAYVNLIHPLATMMVDRGRGAVVIVSSAAGLTPTPYTGAYAANKAFQIAFGEALWFELRRTGVEVLVVSAGLMNTQGDALAKYPTWQIADRDDCAAEILSAIGRRHMVTPGRANHLFTLINTRLMSRRRAVETVGRFMAKGLGK; translated from the coding sequence GTGACGGCTGCCCACCCGGTCGACCGTTTCACCGGATCGTGGGCGCTCGTGACCGGCAGCGCCCGCGCCGAGGGACTCGGGTTCGCACTGGCCCGCCGGCTGGCCGGCCACCAGATCAACCTCGTGCTGGTTGACATCCTCGACGAGGACCTGCACGCCAGGGCTGCCGAACTTCGTTCGGCATACGGGGTGCAGGTTCGCCCGATTGCTGCCGATCTCTCAGACCTTGGGTCCTACCCACCAATCCTGAACGCGCTCAACGATATCGACGTGGACGTGCTGATCTGCAACCACATGTTCACCCCGAAGGACACGCCGACGATTCTCGACATGCCACTCGAGGTCCACAACGCGATGATCGACATCAACGCCCGTGCCTACGTCAACCTCATCCACCCCCTGGCCACCATGATGGTCGACCGGGGCAGGGGTGCGGTCGTCATCGTGTCCTCGGCCGCCGGGTTGACCCCGACGCCGTACACCGGCGCCTACGCCGCCAACAAGGCGTTCCAGATCGCCTTTGGCGAGGCGCTCTGGTTCGAGTTGCGTCGCACCGGTGTCGAGGTCCTCGTGGTGTCGGCCGGCTTGATGAACACTCAGGGTGACGCGCTGGCGAAGTACCCCACGTGGCAGATCGCCGATCGCGATGACTGTGCAGCCGAGATACTTTCGGCGATCGGACGCAGGCACATGGTGACTCCGGGGCGGGCCAACCACCTCTTCACGCTCATCAATACCCGTCTGATGAGCCGGCGTCGCGCGGTCGAGACCGTCGGCAGGTTCATGGCGAAGGGACTCGGCAAGTAG
- a CDS encoding TetR/AcrR family transcriptional regulator encodes MAVDGRTYGGLTAQQRSQERRERLLDAGRALVAEVGVAPLTVDLVCQRAGLSKRYFYAEFATKDDLLDACADDLYTRIYAGAVEVVRTAPMDERVKRSVRLTLRLLASNPSDARLYMESPGFPRLRARQQRAVSDLTELMAADGLPYTGRPKPHVDRVLATRALVTATTELITGWLQGDIDTDEDTLVATITAVSLGAAANI; translated from the coding sequence ATGGCAGTCGACGGCCGCACCTACGGCGGGCTCACCGCACAGCAGCGCTCGCAGGAGCGCCGCGAGCGGCTGCTCGACGCTGGACGCGCGCTGGTCGCCGAGGTTGGCGTCGCTCCCCTGACCGTCGATCTGGTCTGCCAGCGGGCCGGCCTGAGCAAGCGCTACTTCTACGCGGAGTTCGCGACCAAGGACGATCTGCTCGACGCCTGCGCCGACGATCTGTACACCAGGATCTACGCCGGTGCGGTGGAGGTGGTGCGCACGGCCCCGATGGACGAACGGGTGAAGCGTTCGGTGCGCCTCACCCTGCGACTGCTGGCGTCCAACCCCTCGGACGCCCGCCTGTACATGGAATCACCCGGATTCCCCCGGCTGCGTGCACGTCAACAACGGGCCGTCAGCGACCTCACCGAGTTGATGGCAGCGGACGGTCTGCCGTACACGGGCAGGCCCAAGCCCCACGTCGATCGGGTGCTGGCGACCCGAGCGCTGGTCACCGCCACCACCGAGCTGATCACCGGCTGGCTGCAGGGGGACATCGACACCGACGAGGACACCTTGGTCGCCACTATCACCGCCGTCTCGCTCGGGGCGGCGGCCAACATCTGA
- a CDS encoding cytochrome P450 has translation MTTRIMDPAGRVLAEPAAYADEKRLHEALAHLRAHAPVSWVDAEGFDPFWAITKHADIMDIERQNDLFTNDPRAVLLPTALDAQMRADREAGMGLATLIHIDDPHHRDLRKIGADWFKPSALRVLKARCDELAKRYVDIMVEKGPELDFAQEIAVNYPLYVILTLLGLPESDFPRMLALTQELFGSEDSEFQRDVDQEALLATLMDFFAYFAALTASRRETPTDDLASAVANAKINGEPLSDMDTLSYYVIVASAGHDTTSAGIAGGLLELLRNPGELARLQGDLGLMGTAVEEMIRCATPVREFMRTAQADTEVRGVPIAKGESLLLSYVSANRDEEVFADPMRFDVGRDPNKHLSFGYGVHFCLGASLARMEMNSFFSELIPRIKSIEFAGEPQIAASTFVGGVKHLPIRYSLR, from the coding sequence ATGACGACACGGATCATGGACCCGGCCGGGCGCGTGCTGGCCGAACCAGCGGCCTACGCCGACGAGAAGCGGCTGCATGAGGCGCTGGCCCATCTTCGAGCCCACGCCCCGGTGTCCTGGGTGGACGCGGAGGGCTTCGACCCGTTCTGGGCCATCACCAAGCACGCCGACATCATGGACATCGAACGCCAGAACGACCTGTTCACCAACGATCCGCGGGCGGTGCTGCTGCCTACGGCGCTGGATGCGCAGATGCGCGCCGACCGGGAGGCCGGCATGGGCCTGGCCACCCTGATCCACATCGACGACCCGCATCACCGGGACCTGCGCAAGATCGGCGCGGACTGGTTCAAGCCGTCGGCGCTGCGTGTCCTCAAGGCGCGCTGCGACGAGCTGGCCAAGCGGTACGTCGACATCATGGTGGAGAAGGGGCCGGAACTCGACTTCGCTCAGGAGATCGCGGTCAACTACCCGCTCTACGTCATCCTGACGCTGCTGGGTCTGCCGGAGTCCGACTTCCCCCGCATGCTCGCGCTCACCCAGGAACTGTTCGGCAGCGAGGACTCGGAGTTCCAGCGTGATGTCGACCAGGAGGCACTGCTGGCCACGCTGATGGACTTCTTCGCCTACTTCGCCGCGCTGACCGCCTCGCGCCGCGAAACCCCGACCGACGATCTGGCCTCGGCCGTCGCCAACGCGAAGATCAATGGCGAGCCCCTCTCGGACATGGACACGCTGTCCTACTACGTCATCGTGGCCAGCGCTGGACACGACACCACCAGCGCCGGCATCGCGGGCGGATTGCTCGAACTGCTGCGCAATCCCGGCGAGCTGGCCCGGCTGCAGGGCGACCTCGGTCTGATGGGCACCGCGGTGGAGGAGATGATCCGGTGCGCGACGCCGGTGCGCGAGTTCATGCGCACCGCGCAGGCCGACACCGAGGTTCGCGGTGTGCCGATTGCCAAGGGCGAATCGCTTCTGCTGTCCTATGTTTCGGCCAACCGAGACGAGGAGGTGTTCGCCGACCCGATGCGATTCGACGTCGGCCGCGACCCCAACAAGCATCTGTCCTTCGGCTACGGCGTGCACTTCTGCCTCGGCGCCTCGCTGGCCCGGATGGAGATGAACAGCTTCTTCTCCGAACTGATCCCGCGGATCAAGTCCATCGAGTTCGCCGGTGAGCCCCAGATCGCCGCCAGCACTTTCGTCGGTGGCGTCAAGCACCTGCCGATTCGGTACTCGCTGCGCTGA
- a CDS encoding MOSC domain-containing protein has protein sequence MKVLAIHVAPGTRLPVKAVDAVQAEAGKGLVGDRYHGTRRRQVTIQSQEFLDRAAADLGYEFDPGATRRNITVDAGEIPTRPGTRIRIGDVELEVVRVAAPCRLLDDSVGPGAAAALRRRAGSACQVLTSGTIRVGDAVEISAASTESAGA, from the coding sequence GTGAAAGTCCTCGCGATCCATGTCGCCCCGGGTACTCGGCTGCCGGTCAAGGCCGTGGATGCGGTGCAGGCCGAGGCCGGCAAGGGGTTGGTCGGTGACCGCTACCACGGCACCCGGCGCCGGCAGGTGACCATCCAGTCCCAGGAGTTCCTCGACCGCGCGGCAGCGGATCTCGGTTACGAGTTCGACCCGGGAGCCACCCGACGCAACATCACCGTGGACGCCGGTGAGATTCCCACCAGGCCCGGCACCCGGATACGCATCGGCGACGTCGAACTCGAGGTCGTCCGGGTGGCGGCGCCGTGCCGACTGCTCGACGACAGCGTTGGGCCGGGGGCGGCGGCCGCGTTGCGACGCCGGGCCGGCTCGGCATGCCAGGTGCTGACATCCGGGACGATCCGGGTCGGGGATGCCGTCGAGATCAGCGCAGCGAGTACCGAATCGGCAGGTGCTTGA
- a CDS encoding peptide MFS transporter → MAELAERAGNPAPRTLFGHPIGLANLFGVELWERFSFYGMLTILGYYLYYSLADGGLALPKATATGIVGAYGGLVYLSTVLGGWIADRVLGMERTVFYGGVVVMCGHIALALLPGLSGVAVGLVLIALGSGALKANASSLLGTLYEEGDPRRDGGFTLFYLGINLGAFIGPLITGLLQTNLGFHYGFGAAAIGMALGLAQYVAFRRNLGEYGRTVPHPLSRTDFWRTAAAAAVVLVVVVVAFVVGVITLANLSQVTTGVIIVASIAYFALMLNSPRVDALERTRVRAFIPLFIANAVFWSLFQQIFTVLAVYSDERMNWSIFGWTAPSNWIGSIEPVWIILLSPLFALMWTKLGRRAPTTPRKFAYGVIGMGAAFLLFLPMAATSGRSVPALLVVAIMAVFAVSELMLSPIGLSVTTQLAPNAFRAQMMALYFFSVGLGTAMSGVLAKYYDADHEVAYFGILGLVAIAVGAIVWVVAPRISSLMEGVH, encoded by the coding sequence ATGGCTGAACTCGCAGAGCGGGCCGGAAACCCCGCGCCTCGTACCCTCTTCGGGCATCCCATCGGTCTGGCGAACCTGTTCGGCGTCGAACTGTGGGAGCGCTTCTCGTTCTACGGGATGCTCACGATCCTCGGGTACTACCTCTACTACTCGCTGGCCGACGGTGGCCTGGCGCTACCGAAAGCGACGGCCACCGGCATCGTCGGCGCCTACGGCGGTCTGGTCTACCTTTCGACGGTCCTGGGCGGCTGGATCGCCGACCGGGTGCTCGGCATGGAACGCACCGTGTTCTACGGCGGGGTGGTCGTCATGTGCGGTCACATCGCCCTGGCGCTCCTGCCCGGGCTGTCCGGTGTGGCGGTCGGTCTGGTGTTGATCGCCCTGGGGTCCGGAGCGTTGAAGGCCAACGCGTCCTCGCTGCTGGGCACGCTCTACGAGGAGGGCGACCCGCGCCGCGACGGCGGATTCACCCTGTTCTATCTGGGTATCAATCTGGGGGCCTTCATCGGTCCGCTGATCACCGGCCTGCTGCAGACGAATCTCGGCTTCCACTACGGGTTCGGCGCCGCCGCGATCGGAATGGCGCTCGGGCTCGCCCAGTACGTCGCGTTCCGGCGCAACCTGGGTGAGTACGGCAGGACTGTGCCACACCCGTTGTCACGCACAGACTTCTGGCGCACCGCCGCCGCAGCAGCGGTGGTGCTCGTGGTGGTCGTCGTCGCGTTCGTCGTCGGTGTGATCACCTTGGCCAACCTGTCGCAGGTCACCACCGGCGTCATCATCGTGGCGTCGATCGCCTACTTCGCGTTGATGCTGAACAGTCCCCGGGTCGACGCGCTCGAGCGCACCCGGGTACGCGCGTTCATCCCGCTGTTCATCGCTAACGCGGTGTTCTGGTCGCTGTTCCAGCAGATCTTCACCGTGCTGGCGGTGTACTCCGACGAACGGATGAACTGGTCGATCTTCGGCTGGACGGCACCGTCGAACTGGATCGGCTCGATCGAGCCGGTGTGGATCATCCTGCTGTCGCCGCTGTTCGCACTGATGTGGACCAAGCTCGGTCGGCGCGCCCCGACCACACCCCGCAAGTTCGCCTACGGCGTCATCGGGATGGGCGCGGCGTTCCTGCTGTTCCTGCCGATGGCCGCGACGAGTGGGCGCAGCGTCCCCGCACTGCTCGTCGTCGCCATCATGGCGGTGTTCGCCGTGTCCGAGCTGATGCTGTCGCCAATCGGCCTGTCGGTGACAACTCAGTTGGCGCCCAATGCCTTCCGGGCTCAGATGATGGCGCTGTACTTCTTCTCAGTGGGCCTGGGTACCGCGATGTCAGGTGTGCTCGCGAAGTACTACGACGCCGACCACGAGGTGGCCTACTTCGGCATCCTGGGGCTGGTCGCGATCGCCGTCGGTGCGATCGTGTGGGTGGTGGCCCCGCGGATCAGCAGTCTCATGGAAGGCGTTCACTGA